Proteins from one Streptosporangium becharense genomic window:
- a CDS encoding DUF3068 domain-containing protein, with protein sequence MRRIVGVVLLAVGAFLVVLAPLVRFHVADQLIAAPANQYSVTTLQADDAQYFNRGKLKVLTGDLSITVTTRGDVSQASGNRVVWDEVVAVNDVTNASPLVSLNERRSAFDKYTGVGIDCCAVNVDKKPVRMEGQIYKFPFDVEKKTYKWFNSVTGAAYDARFVGEDVVNGLPVYRFEQTVPATTTETIAAPASVLGMDETGDVQVDRVYEGTNTVWIEPVSGSPVKQEQRRNEVLKTQDGIERSKAFVATAKMTPESVDTLVKSAVEAKGQITLIRTTIPLVLLVVGVILLVAGFLVVRASGRVRS encoded by the coding sequence ATGCGGCGCATCGTCGGAGTCGTTCTCTTAGCCGTCGGGGCCTTCCTCGTCGTCCTCGCCCCGCTCGTACGCTTCCACGTCGCGGACCAGCTGATCGCCGCGCCCGCCAACCAGTACAGCGTCACCACCCTCCAGGCGGACGACGCCCAGTACTTCAACCGGGGGAAGCTGAAGGTGCTCACCGGCGATCTGTCCATCACGGTGACCACCCGAGGTGACGTCTCGCAGGCGTCCGGCAACCGGGTCGTCTGGGACGAGGTCGTCGCGGTCAACGACGTCACGAACGCCAGCCCGCTGGTCTCCCTCAACGAGCGCCGCAGCGCCTTCGACAAGTACACGGGCGTGGGCATCGACTGCTGCGCCGTCAACGTCGACAAGAAGCCGGTGAGGATGGAGGGGCAGATCTACAAGTTCCCCTTCGACGTGGAGAAGAAGACCTACAAGTGGTTCAACTCCGTCACCGGCGCGGCCTACGACGCCAGGTTCGTCGGCGAGGACGTCGTCAACGGGCTGCCGGTCTACCGGTTCGAGCAGACCGTGCCGGCGACCACGACCGAGACCATCGCCGCGCCCGCCTCGGTGCTCGGCATGGACGAGACCGGCGACGTCCAGGTCGACCGGGTCTACGAGGGCACCAACACCGTCTGGATCGAGCCCGTCTCCGGCTCCCCGGTCAAGCAGGAGCAGCGGCGCAACGAGGTCCTCAAGACCCAGGACGGCATCGAGCGCTCCAAGGCGTTCGTGGCCACCGCCAAGATGACGCCCGAGAGCGTCGACACCCTGGTGAAGAGCGCCGTCGAGGCCAAGGGCCAGATCACGCTCATCAGGACCACGATCCCGCTGGTGCTGCTCGTGGTGGGCGTCATCCTGCTGGTCGCCGGTTTCCTCGTGGTCCGCGCCTCGGGGCGGGTACGGTCCTGA
- a CDS encoding alpha-(1->3)-arabinofuranosyltransferase domain-containing protein: MSAALTPDRTDTGPARLRHRLRLLAGCLLLGAVAFNTSPGQVIAETKLDMALNPLGFLSRALHLWDGAFFGHLQNQAHGYLFPMGPFYVLLRALDMPPWNIQRLWMTVVLCAAFLGAERLARAMGIGTPGTRIVAGLSYALAPHALALIGVNSSEFQPSAVLPWIMLPLVHGTRPGASPRRAAALSALAFLFAGGVNAVAELAVLVVPLLYLLTRRGGPRGRRLIAWWLGCVAAVSMWWLLPLLLMGRYIFSFLPFIETADATTGVTSLLNALRGTSSWISFLPVDGRPWLPAAFEQATAPVMIVLTALVAGLGIAGIARPATPERGFLTLSLVAGVVIVTAGHADALAHPWTGQVRDLFDGPLAAFRNLHKFDALIRLPVALGLASLPLAWPARLRRPVQAVCAGLVALTALPVATAGVTPAGAFADVPAHWREATAWLNRNAGDGMVLAVPGSRRGEYLWGRPMDEPMQSLLTVRWATHTNVPWGSPGLARLVQAVDERFATGRGSPGLTAALRRMGVSHVLVRNDLARETFGTAWPARVHETLAESTGLRRVAAFGPGVGVSPSTTASGWVDQPYPALEVYAVPDPAPLVATVPREDALRVTGAPEATLALAEEGLLADDRPTLVGDEPGAAATPPSATVATDTLRRREIVFGDLRRIATATLTEDQPPQRDGPSDLTDPAWTPATVTARYTGINDVRASSSEAGVTAAVGARDPGRGPYAALDGDPRTAWRSDGWNGAVGEWLEIRFVAGVDMPAVTVAFEKAGLGPPVAEVALETAAGTRRVPVADTADPQYLRPPEGRTTWLRVRVTKLASEPRSPVGTRVGISEIAVPGVRATRTLDVPAAGEEDPGTVLLTRQGSASACMRGSFAWTCRPSLEIHGEDGSGFDRTFVVRRDGERVVTGRAVLTDPTSARLLTTVPGVFPQVTASSTAVDHPAVLGRAAMDGDLATVWYAQPFDRRPTLTVRLGKKTRISRIMVLFPDSFLGRPPVQVSVTGGGRTTRSWVGPDGQVEFAPIRTDRLEIAFTAPASRAIEVAELTIPGVEPLGSLASFPLRLPCGYGPTFTVDGNKVHTEVVSGTLDDVVNGRPVGYRACEPVELSIGRARFAVAPSDAFRVESVVVRTPGRASGDAGSAKGSGGAGSAEGSEDAGNTVDAEDAVVTAVPAVTEAWGPGERRVRVSAARPSYLVVNENHNAGWQAHLGGTRLKPVRLDGWRQAWELPPGQGVVTLRYEPDALYRASLAAGGLLVLLVLAPAFVRVRPVPLPGAGPARLRRSWAWPLAPLAGLWAGGFAGVVILSAAVLLLGWLGTVAEARHARSGPLPRAAGALTAPWVPAVPLLLAGLSQAAGTAYGGTGQLAGALAGVVPQVLCLLAVAWLLATAPERSPAPPAPLRTSRARPEPLAVGR, encoded by the coding sequence TTGAGCGCCGCATTGACCCCTGACCGCACCGACACCGGGCCCGCGCGGTTGCGGCACCGGCTGCGCCTCCTCGCCGGATGCCTCCTGCTGGGGGCCGTGGCGTTCAACACCTCGCCCGGCCAGGTGATCGCCGAGACCAAGCTCGACATGGCGCTCAACCCGCTGGGGTTCCTGTCCCGCGCGCTGCACCTGTGGGACGGGGCGTTCTTCGGCCACCTGCAGAACCAGGCCCACGGCTACCTGTTCCCGATGGGCCCCTTCTACGTGCTCTTGCGCGCGCTGGACATGCCCCCGTGGAACATCCAGCGGCTGTGGATGACCGTCGTGCTGTGCGCGGCGTTCCTCGGCGCCGAACGGCTGGCGCGGGCCATGGGGATCGGCACCCCCGGCACGCGGATCGTGGCGGGGCTGTCCTACGCGCTGGCCCCGCACGCCCTGGCGCTGATCGGCGTCAACTCCTCGGAGTTCCAGCCGAGCGCGGTGCTGCCGTGGATCATGCTGCCCCTGGTGCACGGGACCCGGCCGGGTGCGAGCCCCCGCCGGGCGGCGGCGCTGTCGGCGCTGGCGTTCCTGTTCGCCGGGGGTGTCAACGCGGTGGCCGAGTTGGCCGTACTAGTCGTCCCCCTGCTCTACCTGCTGACCCGGCGCGGCGGGCCGCGCGGGCGGCGGCTGATCGCCTGGTGGCTGGGCTGCGTCGCGGCGGTGTCGATGTGGTGGCTGCTGCCGCTGCTGCTGATGGGCCGCTACATCTTCTCCTTCCTGCCGTTCATCGAGACGGCGGACGCCACCACCGGGGTCACCTCGCTGCTGAACGCCCTTCGGGGCACCTCCAGCTGGATCTCCTTCCTGCCGGTGGACGGCCGGCCGTGGCTGCCGGCGGCCTTCGAGCAGGCGACGGCGCCGGTGATGATCGTGCTGACCGCGCTGGTCGCCGGGCTCGGCATCGCCGGGATCGCCCGCCCGGCCACCCCGGAGCGGGGGTTCTTGACCCTGTCCCTGGTGGCCGGGGTGGTGATCGTCACGGCCGGGCACGCCGACGCGCTCGCCCACCCGTGGACGGGGCAGGTCAGGGACCTGTTCGACGGGCCGCTCGCCGCCTTCCGCAACCTGCACAAGTTCGACGCGCTCATCCGGCTCCCGGTCGCGCTCGGCCTGGCGTCCCTGCCCCTGGCCTGGCCCGCCCGGCTGCGGCGTCCGGTCCAGGCCGTCTGCGCCGGGCTGGTCGCGCTCACCGCGCTGCCCGTCGCCACCGCCGGGGTCACTCCCGCGGGCGCGTTCGCCGACGTGCCCGCCCACTGGCGCGAGGCCACCGCCTGGCTCAACCGCAACGCCGGGGACGGCATGGTGCTGGCCGTGCCCGGATCACGACGCGGTGAGTACCTGTGGGGCCGGCCGATGGACGAGCCCATGCAGTCGCTGCTCACCGTGCGCTGGGCCACCCACACCAACGTGCCCTGGGGCTCGCCGGGGCTGGCCCGGTTGGTCCAGGCGGTGGACGAGCGTTTCGCCACCGGCCGCGGCTCGCCCGGCCTGACCGCCGCGCTGCGCCGGATGGGCGTCAGCCACGTACTCGTCCGCAACGACCTCGCCCGGGAGACCTTCGGCACCGCCTGGCCCGCCCGGGTCCACGAGACGCTCGCCGAGTCCACCGGCCTGCGGCGGGTCGCCGCCTTCGGGCCGGGGGTGGGCGTGAGCCCCTCCACCACCGCCTCCGGCTGGGTCGACCAGCCCTACCCCGCGCTGGAGGTCTACGCCGTCCCCGACCCCGCCCCGCTGGTCGCGACCGTGCCGAGGGAAGACGCGTTGCGGGTCACCGGGGCACCCGAGGCGACGCTCGCCCTCGCCGAAGAGGGGCTGCTGGCGGACGACCGGCCCACCCTGGTGGGCGACGAGCCCGGCGCCGCCGCCACGCCGCCCTCCGCCACGGTGGCCACCGACACGCTGCGCCGTCGCGAGATCGTCTTCGGCGACCTGCGCCGCATCGCGACCGCCACGCTCACCGAAGATCAGCCGCCGCAGCGCGACGGGCCCTCCGACCTCACCGACCCGGCCTGGACCCCGGCCACCGTCACCGCCCGCTACACCGGGATCAACGACGTGCGCGCCTCCTCCTCCGAGGCGGGCGTCACGGCGGCCGTGGGGGCCCGCGACCCGGGCCGGGGGCCGTACGCGGCGCTGGACGGCGACCCGCGCACCGCCTGGCGCTCCGACGGCTGGAACGGCGCGGTCGGCGAGTGGCTGGAGATCCGTTTCGTCGCGGGCGTCGACATGCCCGCCGTCACCGTGGCGTTCGAGAAGGCCGGTCTCGGGCCGCCGGTGGCGGAGGTCGCCCTGGAGACCGCCGCCGGCACCCGCCGGGTCCCGGTCGCCGACACCGCCGACCCGCAGTATCTGCGTCCGCCCGAGGGCAGGACCACCTGGTTGCGCGTCCGCGTCACCAAGCTCGCCTCCGAGCCCAGGTCGCCGGTCGGCACCCGGGTCGGGATCAGCGAGATCGCCGTCCCCGGCGTGCGGGCGACGCGGACCCTCGATGTGCCCGCCGCCGGCGAGGAGGACCCCGGCACGGTGCTGCTCACCCGGCAGGGGTCCGCGTCCGCCTGCATGCGCGGGTCCTTCGCGTGGACCTGCCGCCCCTCCCTGGAGATCCACGGCGAGGACGGCTCCGGCTTCGACCGCACCTTCGTGGTGCGCCGGGACGGCGAGCGCGTCGTCACCGGCCGCGCCGTGCTCACCGACCCCACCTCGGCGCGGCTGCTCACCACCGTTCCCGGCGTCTTCCCCCAGGTCACCGCCTCCTCCACGGCGGTGGACCACCCGGCCGTGCTCGGCCGGGCCGCCATGGACGGCGACCTGGCCACCGTCTGGTACGCCCAGCCGTTCGACCGCAGGCCCACCCTCACCGTCCGGCTCGGCAAGAAGACCAGGATCTCCCGGATCATGGTGTTGTTCCCGGACTCGTTCCTGGGCCGGCCCCCGGTCCAGGTCAGCGTCACCGGCGGCGGCCGGACGACACGGAGCTGGGTCGGCCCGGACGGGCAGGTCGAGTTCGCGCCGATCCGCACCGACCGGCTGGAGATCGCGTTCACCGCTCCCGCCTCACGTGCGATCGAGGTCGCCGAGCTGACCATCCCGGGGGTCGAGCCGCTCGGCTCGCTCGCGTCGTTCCCGCTCCGGCTGCCCTGCGGGTACGGCCCCACGTTCACCGTGGACGGCAACAAGGTGCACACCGAGGTCGTCTCGGGCACGCTGGACGACGTGGTCAACGGCCGTCCCGTCGGTTACCGCGCCTGCGAACCGGTCGAGCTGAGCATCGGCCGGGCGCGCTTCGCCGTCGCGCCGAGCGACGCCTTCCGGGTCGAGTCGGTCGTCGTGCGGACTCCCGGACGGGCCTCGGGGGACGCCGGGAGCGCGAAGGGTTCGGGAGGCGCCGGGAGCGCGGAGGGCTCCGAAGACGCCGGGAACACCGTGGACGCCGAGGACGCCGTGGTCACCGCCGTGCCCGCCGTCACGGAGGCGTGGGGGCCGGGGGAGCGCCGGGTGCGCGTGTCCGCCGCGCGGCCCTCGTATCTCGTGGTGAACGAGAACCACAACGCGGGCTGGCAGGCCCACCTGGGCGGCACCCGGCTGAAACCGGTCCGGCTGGACGGCTGGCGGCAGGCATGGGAGCTGCCCCCGGGGCAGGGGGTGGTCACCCTGCGCTACGAGCCCGACGCCCTCTACCGCGCGTCCCTGGCCGCTGGAGGGCTGCTGGTGCTGCTGGTGCTCGCGCCGGCGTTCGTCCGCGTCCGGCCGGTGCCGCTTCCCGGGGCCGGACCGGCCCGGCTCCGCCGATCCTGGGCCTGGCCGCTCGCCCCGCTGGCCGGGCTCTGGGCCGGCGGGTTCGCCGGTGTCGTGATCCTCTCCGCCGCGGTCCTGCTGCTCGGCTGGCTGGGCACCGTCGCCGAGGCCAGGCACGCCCGCTCCGGCCCGCTCCCCAGGGCGGCCGGCGCGCTCACCGCGCCGTGGGTCCCCGCCGTGCCGCTCCTCCTGGCAGGTCTGTCCCAGGCCGCCGGCACCGCGTACGGGGGGACCGGGCAGCTCGCCGGGGCGTTGGCGGGTGTCGTGCCGCAGGTGCTGTGCCTGCTCGCGGTGGCCTGGCTGCTCGCGACCGCCCCCGAGCGTTCCCCGGCGCCTCCTGCCCCGCTCCGGACGTCGCGGGCCCGGCCGGAACCGCTGGCGGTGGGGCGGTGA
- a CDS encoding class I SAM-dependent methyltransferase produces METPQAPFRATLGRSVRLFGAFRKEQTDPDFFYGMLARDTVAQLASYTELDGALVADVGGGPGYFTDVLRAAGARPVCVDCDAGEMMARHGAAPDGAVLGSALDLPLATGSVDVCFSSNVLEHVPDPWRMGAEMVRVTRPGGVVYLSFTNWLSPWGGHETSPWHYLGGHRAAARYTRVHGRRPKNLYGESLHPVSIGAALRWARRRADVTVLDALPRYHPRWAAPVIHVPGLREIVSWNLLLVLRKR; encoded by the coding sequence TTGGAGACTCCGCAGGCACCGTTCCGGGCGACCCTGGGCAGGTCGGTACGACTGTTCGGCGCCTTCCGCAAGGAGCAGACCGACCCCGACTTCTTCTACGGCATGCTGGCCCGCGACACCGTCGCCCAGCTCGCCTCCTACACCGAGCTGGACGGAGCGCTGGTCGCCGACGTGGGGGGCGGCCCCGGCTACTTCACCGACGTGCTGCGCGCGGCCGGCGCCCGGCCGGTGTGCGTCGACTGCGACGCCGGCGAGATGATGGCCCGCCACGGCGCGGCCCCGGACGGGGCGGTGCTGGGCAGCGCGCTGGACCTGCCGCTGGCCACCGGCTCGGTGGACGTGTGCTTCTCCTCCAACGTGCTGGAGCACGTGCCCGACCCGTGGCGGATGGGTGCGGAGATGGTCCGGGTGACCCGGCCCGGCGGCGTGGTCTACCTGTCGTTCACGAACTGGCTGTCGCCGTGGGGCGGCCACGAGACCTCCCCCTGGCACTACCTCGGCGGGCACCGGGCCGCGGCCCGCTACACCCGGGTGCACGGCAGGCGGCCGAAGAACCTCTACGGCGAGAGCCTCCACCCGGTCTCGATCGGTGCCGCGCTGCGCTGGGCACGGCGCCGGGCCGACGTCACGGTGCTGGACGCCCTGCCCCGCTACCACCCCCGCTGGGCCGCCCCGGTCATCCACGTCCCGGGCCTGCGCGAGATCGTGAGCTGGAACCTGCTGCTCGTGCTGCGCAAGCGCTGA
- a CDS encoding acyltransferase family protein, which produces MRAIASFAVLVFHVAAETATSLREGFAGALLARGDVAVPIFFALSGLLLYRPYALHALRGGPPVRVRAYLWRRAVRILPAYWLVVVTAMLLWSRDHVSEAWTWIQLLLLGQNYDLTPWWYALGPKGLVQMWSLSVEAAFYLLLPLIAAGLAAFARRGGDDVRRRAHRLLTGVGAVGAVSLPWTVLTYYPEHRPYLNIWPPRSAIFFAAGMAMAVVVAWIQADPDEDSPARRFRRAVEGSPGSWLLVGALAYAVAASPVTGTRFFGVDGLWSGVFEIVLYTVVAVCLLVPATLPPPGDSPLRRVLGNRVMGFLGRVSYGVFLWQFVAIHLWYDFTGQRPFTGGFLLNLVPITALTLLLAVLTHRYVERPALRLNRLVR; this is translated from the coding sequence GTGCGCGCGATCGCCTCCTTCGCGGTCCTCGTCTTCCACGTGGCCGCCGAGACCGCCACCTCCCTCCGGGAGGGCTTCGCCGGCGCTCTGCTCGCCCGTGGCGACGTGGCCGTACCGATCTTCTTCGCGCTCTCCGGCCTGCTGCTCTACCGCCCGTACGCGCTCCACGCGCTGCGCGGCGGCCCGCCGGTGCGCGTCCGCGCCTACCTGTGGCGGCGGGCGGTCCGCATCCTACCCGCGTACTGGCTGGTGGTGGTCACCGCCATGCTCCTGTGGTCGCGTGACCACGTCTCGGAGGCGTGGACCTGGATCCAGCTGCTGCTTCTCGGCCAGAACTACGATCTCACCCCCTGGTGGTACGCCCTGGGCCCCAAGGGACTGGTGCAGATGTGGAGCCTGTCGGTGGAGGCGGCCTTCTACCTGCTGCTGCCGCTGATCGCCGCCGGGCTGGCCGCCTTCGCCCGGCGCGGCGGGGACGACGTGCGCCGCCGCGCGCACCGGCTGCTGACCGGCGTCGGCGCCGTGGGGGCGGTGTCGCTGCCCTGGACGGTGCTGACCTACTACCCCGAGCACCGGCCCTACCTGAACATCTGGCCGCCCCGGTCGGCGATCTTCTTCGCCGCGGGGATGGCGATGGCCGTGGTGGTCGCCTGGATCCAGGCCGACCCGGACGAGGACTCCCCGGCCCGCCGCTTCCGCCGCGCGGTCGAGGGCTCGCCGGGCTCCTGGCTGCTGGTCGGCGCGCTGGCGTACGCGGTCGCCGCCTCCCCCGTCACCGGCACCCGCTTCTTCGGCGTCGACGGCCTCTGGTCGGGCGTCTTCGAGATCGTCCTGTACACCGTCGTGGCCGTGTGCCTGCTGGTCCCGGCCACCCTGCCGCCTCCCGGCGACTCCCCGCTCAGGCGCGTGCTCGGCAACCGCGTCATGGGCTTCCTGGGCCGCGTCTCCTACGGGGTCTTCCTGTGGCAGTTCGTGGCGATCCACCTGTGGTACGACTTCACCGGGCAGCGGCCCTTCACCGGCGGCTTCCTGCTCAACCTGGTGCCGATCACCGCCCTCACCCTGCTCCTGGCCGTCCTGACCCACCGGTACGTCGAGAGACCCGCCCTCCGCCTGAACCGCCTGGTGCGCTGA
- a CDS encoding glycosyltransferase family 4 protein, with the protein MVLSSGSTSAGSRSLPPSPGPATGPDAAVHGEPEPALAGVRVAVLNFREPQQSAAGGAEEYAWQVSRHLVAQGASVHFLTAREPGQTPAERRDGIELRRMGNRYLVYLLVPLWLLFHRRRLDVVIDSMNGIPFFSPLVVRRRTAVICLVHHVHDRQFHAFFPTWLARTGCFVESRVAPLLYRNRTTVTVSESSREDLRTRLRWLAPIQVVPNGSPAERPVAPRPVPGDPAVVYLGRLVGHKRAERVVALAADLEGTRPGLHVHVVGRGPESAALAARAAELGVADRVHLHGFLAEPDKNAVLGAALLNVTASEFEGWGLTVIEAAAFGVPTVAYDVAGLRDSVRDGVTGWLVRDGEELADVVDRAVEELSDPVRRAEVQRACRAWAAEFTWGRTGATMTRLVAAELPSDATASPARTPDLRLAVGETDPT; encoded by the coding sequence GTGGTTCTGTCCAGTGGCAGTACGAGCGCCGGGTCCCGTTCCCTGCCGCCGTCCCCGGGGCCGGCCACGGGGCCGGACGCGGCGGTTCACGGGGAGCCCGAACCGGCCCTGGCCGGGGTGCGGGTGGCGGTGCTGAACTTCCGCGAGCCGCAGCAGTCGGCCGCCGGAGGCGCGGAGGAGTACGCCTGGCAGGTCAGCCGGCACCTGGTCGCCCAGGGTGCCTCGGTGCACTTCCTCACCGCCCGCGAGCCCGGTCAGACGCCGGCTGAGCGGCGCGACGGCATCGAACTGCGCCGGATGGGCAACCGCTACCTGGTCTACCTGCTGGTGCCGCTCTGGCTGCTGTTCCACCGTCGCCGCCTCGACGTCGTCATCGACTCCATGAACGGCATCCCCTTCTTCTCCCCGCTCGTGGTGCGCCGCCGCACGGCGGTCATCTGCCTGGTCCACCACGTGCACGACCGGCAGTTCCACGCCTTCTTCCCCACCTGGCTGGCCAGGACCGGCTGCTTCGTGGAGAGCCGGGTGGCGCCGCTGCTCTACCGGAACCGCACGACCGTCACGGTCTCGGAGTCGTCCCGCGAGGATCTGCGTACCCGGCTGCGCTGGCTCGCCCCCATCCAGGTGGTGCCCAACGGCAGCCCGGCGGAGCGTCCGGTCGCCCCCCGCCCGGTGCCCGGCGACCCGGCCGTGGTCTACCTGGGCCGGCTGGTCGGTCACAAGCGGGCCGAACGGGTGGTCGCCCTCGCCGCCGACCTGGAGGGCACCCGCCCCGGCCTGCACGTGCACGTCGTCGGGCGTGGTCCGGAGTCCGCCGCGCTCGCCGCCCGCGCCGCCGAGCTGGGCGTCGCCGACCGGGTGCACCTGCACGGGTTCCTCGCCGAGCCGGACAAGAACGCGGTGCTCGGCGCCGCGCTGCTCAACGTGACCGCCTCCGAGTTCGAAGGCTGGGGGCTGACCGTGATCGAGGCCGCCGCCTTCGGTGTGCCGACCGTCGCCTACGACGTCGCCGGGCTGCGGGACTCGGTCAGGGACGGGGTGACCGGCTGGCTGGTGCGCGACGGCGAGGAACTGGCCGACGTGGTCGACCGCGCCGTCGAGGAGCTGTCCGACCCGGTGCGGCGGGCCGAGGTCCAGCGGGCCTGCCGGGCCTGGGCGGCCGAGTTCACCTGGGGGAGAACCGGCGCTACGATGACCAGGCTCGTCGCCGCGGAGCTCCCCTCGGACGCCACCGCCTCGCCGGCCAGGACCCCCGATCTCCGTCTCGCCGTAGGTGAGACCGACCCCACTTGA
- a CDS encoding DUF3068 domain-containing protein gives MRRPRISRVAVLAGVGAFLLTFAALLRFFVYEGVLALPLQHNRTYRLESPVSTFLDTGTLVSYDRVPLVSTTTLSGDAAAGDGNVAVWTEFTTLDTPFGERVAYHERRTAFDRRTGLAVDCCDGYVDDDPGARQTGLAFRLPFRAQPRVYPMYDTVLRRPVPLLFEREEEVRGLRTYRYAYRTGFIKIEDLPGKLPGRLLGLPGTRSVAVARYAQVSRTLWVEPESGLTVRAQEQHRQELRTSDGRGRRVSLRADLVTPASEVAGMVAEARAFTRWVLVVRDALPGFLFAVGLVFLLLAVRPLERLRRTSSTPGPEPDPEPAREPDAEPGPEPDPASTPEPGSGTGADSPPKSETGPEPGSGTVPERAGA, from the coding sequence GTGAGGCGGCCGCGGATCTCCCGCGTCGCCGTGCTCGCCGGCGTCGGCGCGTTCCTGCTCACCTTCGCCGCCCTGCTGCGCTTCTTCGTCTACGAGGGCGTCCTGGCCCTGCCGTTACAGCACAACAGGACGTACCGCCTCGAATCTCCGGTGTCGACCTTTCTCGACACCGGCACCCTCGTCTCCTACGACCGCGTCCCGCTGGTCTCCACCACGACGCTGAGCGGCGACGCCGCGGCAGGGGACGGGAACGTCGCGGTGTGGACCGAGTTCACCACGCTCGACACCCCCTTCGGCGAACGCGTCGCCTACCACGAACGCCGCACGGCCTTCGACCGTCGCACCGGCCTGGCGGTCGACTGCTGCGACGGGTACGTCGACGACGATCCCGGTGCCCGGCAGACCGGCCTGGCCTTCCGCCTGCCGTTCCGGGCCCAGCCGCGCGTCTATCCGATGTACGACACGGTGCTGCGCCGGCCGGTCCCCCTGCTGTTCGAACGGGAGGAGGAGGTCCGGGGCCTGCGGACCTACCGCTACGCCTACCGGACCGGCTTCATCAAGATCGAGGACCTGCCGGGGAAGCTCCCCGGCAGGCTGCTGGGCCTGCCCGGGACGCGCTCCGTCGCCGTCGCCCGGTACGCGCAGGTCAGCCGGACCCTGTGGGTCGAACCGGAGAGCGGCCTGACGGTGCGGGCACAGGAGCAGCACCGCCAGGAGTTGCGCACCTCCGACGGCCGGGGCCGCCGGGTGAGCCTCCGGGCGGACCTGGTGACACCGGCCTCGGAGGTCGCGGGCATGGTGGCCGAGGCCCGTGCCTTCACCCGGTGGGTTCTCGTCGTCCGCGACGCGCTGCCCGGCTTCCTCTTCGCGGTCGGCCTGGTGTTCCTGCTCCTGGCCGTGCGGCCGCTCGAACGCCTGCGCCGGACCTCCTCCACCCCCGGCCCCGAGCCTGACCCCGAACCCGCCCGCGAGCCCGATGCGGAGCCCGGTCCCGAGCCTGACCCCGCATCCACCCCCGAACCCGGCTCCGGAACCGGGGCCGATTCCCCTCCGAAGTCCGAAACCGGCCCCGAGCCCGGCTCCGGAACCGTCCCGGAGCGGGCGGGGGCATGA